A genomic region of Chanodichthys erythropterus isolate Z2021 unplaced genomic scaffold, ASM2448905v1 ctg000470_np12, whole genome shotgun sequence contains the following coding sequences:
- the LOC137016388 gene encoding gastrula zinc finger protein XlCGF8.2DB-like has translation SNTEKRAQKTGTKSSGEKPFTCQQCGKSFRPKRNLKVNMIIHTGEKPYTCQQCGKSFTRKESLEGHMRIHTGEKPYTCQQCGKSFNRKGKLENHMRVHTGEKPFTCQQCGQNFSHKISLIRPYENSHWRETFHLPTMWIEFHT, from the coding sequence AGCAACACAgaaaaaagagctcaaaagactGGAACTAAGAGttctggagagaagcctttcacttgccaacagtgtggaaagagtttcagaccTAAAAGAAaccttaaagtcaacatgataattcacactggagaaaagccttacacctgccaacagtgtggaaagagtttcacacgtAAAGAAAGCCTTGAAggccacatgagaattcacactggagaaaagccttacacctgccaacagtgtggaaagagtttcaatagaAAAGGAAAACTTGAAaaccacatgagagttcacactggagagaagcccttcacctgccaacagtgtggacagAATTTCAGTCATAAAATAAGCCTTATAAGGCcatatgagaattcacactggagagaaacctttcacctgccaacaatgtggatAGAGTTTCACACGTGA